In [Leptolyngbya] sp. PCC 7376, a genomic segment contains:
- a CDS encoding OmpA family protein, whose amino-acid sequence MEQNSEGLHPAKRPESNGDRPVANPTDASNPSQAVAANIVSSNDPQQQNPPDENVLQELLANLVFTSSQHPDFTPLEQKIKQIEHQLYDPEEVIKLLMPIISELLNRKVMESKDSIVRAIVPIIDEVIVEKTGEDKVAMIRAIANLIPGAIDQQVRSNSDDLVEALAPAMGEIIKQQIRIERDAMVDALYPVIGSTISKYMQEVVQEINSRVESTLTPAGIRRKVQAKIQGVSEAELIFQESMPFQIQAIFLIHKQSGLIIASAKQEKEADKQESSLEGDLMAGMLTAMRSFASECAIEPGNTSELKEIEYESFQILMEVAGYCYMATVIKGNIEQAYIENMRQSLANIILNYDRDQSIHYYSGDPSSVDDAVQEELDNLILYAPKTDKVGKKGWPIALLLLIFIPLLAWGGWRTWQDKQLKALAAIESKIDLELDVDPQLAVYPVESVAQKVKGDRQIILSGKVPSARLKEKAKAITDKQLTLLAEPSEWQVINEIITVEVEPATEVTIAEVVRLTDVFNQNENTIITTEYSDRQVTVSGHLRTEVQLQQIADGFSQIPGVDNVLIASTAKAFPIDQRLYFGTNAKAINPKDAQEKLPSIQEFLQQYPDMKLRIIGHIHPSETEQKASLAEQRAIAVRDSLLGLGIAEARLEIVAAPSAPPNLTQADDSWLSRCVRFERIMEQ is encoded by the coding sequence ATGGAACAGAATTCTGAGGGTCTTCACCCCGCTAAACGTCCAGAATCCAACGGCGATCGCCCTGTTGCCAACCCAACAGATGCCAGCAATCCGTCGCAAGCTGTGGCAGCCAATATCGTGTCTTCCAACGACCCTCAACAACAAAACCCACCTGACGAAAATGTATTACAAGAACTCCTCGCAAATCTTGTTTTTACGAGTAGTCAACACCCAGACTTTACGCCTCTAGAGCAAAAAATAAAGCAGATCGAGCATCAGTTATATGACCCAGAAGAGGTGATCAAGCTGCTCATGCCGATTATCTCCGAGTTGCTCAACCGTAAGGTGATGGAGTCGAAAGATAGTATCGTGCGGGCGATCGTCCCCATTATTGATGAAGTGATCGTCGAGAAAACAGGCGAAGATAAAGTCGCGATGATTCGGGCGATCGCCAACCTCATCCCTGGCGCGATCGATCAACAAGTTCGGAGCAATTCCGACGATCTTGTCGAAGCCCTAGCACCAGCAATGGGAGAAATTATTAAACAACAAATCCGCATTGAACGGGATGCCATGGTTGATGCCCTTTATCCAGTCATCGGCAGCACGATCTCGAAGTACATGCAGGAAGTGGTGCAGGAAATCAATTCGCGCGTAGAAAGTACCCTCACTCCAGCAGGAATTCGCCGCAAAGTCCAAGCCAAAATACAAGGGGTTTCTGAAGCGGAACTGATTTTTCAAGAGTCGATGCCTTTTCAGATCCAAGCCATTTTTCTGATCCATAAACAGTCAGGCTTAATTATTGCCTCCGCGAAACAGGAAAAAGAGGCAGACAAGCAAGAGTCTTCCCTTGAAGGAGATTTAATGGCGGGCATGTTAACAGCGATGCGGAGCTTTGCATCGGAATGCGCTATTGAGCCAGGCAATACGTCGGAACTCAAGGAAATTGAATATGAAAGCTTTCAGATTTTGATGGAAGTCGCTGGTTATTGCTATATGGCGACAGTGATTAAAGGAAATATTGAGCAGGCTTATATTGAGAATATGCGGCAATCCCTCGCTAACATTATTCTGAACTATGACCGTGATCAAAGCATCCATTACTATTCAGGCGATCCAAGTTCTGTGGATGATGCGGTCCAGGAAGAACTAGATAATTTAATCCTCTATGCCCCAAAAACAGACAAAGTCGGTAAAAAAGGATGGCCAATTGCCCTCTTACTCCTAATCTTTATCCCGCTTTTAGCATGGGGAGGCTGGCGCACTTGGCAGGACAAACAACTGAAAGCTTTGGCTGCCATCGAATCGAAAATAGATTTAGAGCTAGATGTGGATCCACAATTGGCAGTATATCCAGTCGAGTCAGTAGCTCAAAAAGTGAAAGGCGATCGCCAGATTATATTGTCAGGAAAAGTGCCGTCAGCCCGCCTGAAGGAAAAAGCTAAAGCTATCACCGATAAACAACTGACATTATTAGCCGAACCGAGCGAATGGCAAGTCATTAATGAAATTATCACTGTTGAAGTTGAGCCAGCGACAGAAGTAACGATCGCCGAGGTTGTGCGCTTGACTGATGTCTTCAATCAAAATGAAAACACGATTATCACTACCGAATATAGCGATCGCCAGGTCACAGTAAGTGGACATCTCCGTACGGAGGTGCAATTACAACAAATCGCGGATGGTTTCAGTCAAATTCCGGGAGTAGACAATGTCCTGATTGCCTCAACTGCGAAAGCTTTCCCCATCGATCAACGCTTATATTTCGGCACAAATGCGAAAGCAATCAACCCCAAAGATGCCCAAGAAAAATTGCCCTCCATTCAGGAATTTTTACAGCAATATCCCGATATGAAGCTCCGAATTATTGGCCATATTCACCCCAGCGAAACAGAGCAAAAGGCTTCCCTCGCTGAACAACGGGCGATCGCCGTCCGCGATAGTCTACTCGGACTGGGTATTGCCGAAGCAAGATTAGAAATTGTGGCAGCACCTTCTGCCCCGCCAAATCTTACCCAAGCCGATGATTCATGGCTAAGCCGCTGTGTACGTTTTGAACGTATCATGGAGCAATAG
- a CDS encoding Rab family GTPase produces the protein MATIKKKICMLGDFGVGKTSLIRRFVEGSFTDEYLSTVGVKISRKTIDTPDLPKGIDLLIWDIEGQTKFKAVAPSYLQGAAAVIIVGDVTRPETIQHFQEHIELFYNASPAGKVILALNKTDLIEAEVSQKLEQFLLGAISNVLAVYQTSAKTSKNVDLIFERLAKELIMSS, from the coding sequence ATGGCAACGATCAAGAAAAAAATTTGTATGCTAGGGGATTTCGGCGTTGGCAAAACAAGCCTTATCCGTCGCTTTGTCGAAGGCTCTTTTACTGATGAATACCTCTCGACAGTAGGCGTAAAAATTTCCAGAAAAACGATTGATACTCCCGACTTGCCCAAAGGTATCGATCTTTTAATTTGGGATATTGAAGGACAAACAAAATTCAAAGCTGTTGCCCCCTCCTATCTCCAAGGTGCTGCTGCTGTAATTATTGTTGGTGATGTGACCCGCCCTGAAACCATTCAGCATTTTCAGGAGCACATCGAGCTGTTTTACAATGCTAGTCCAGCCGGAAAAGTGATTTTGGCGCTCAATAAGACAGACTTAATTGAAGCAGAAGTGAGCCAGAAATTAGAGCAGTTTTTGTTAGGGGCGATCAGCAATGTATTGGCGGTATACCAAACTTCTGCGAAAACCTCGAAAAATGTTGATTTAATTTTTGAAAGATTGGCTAAAGAGCTGATAATGTCATCGTAA